The following proteins are encoded in a genomic region of Burkholderia cepacia:
- a CDS encoding CopG family transcriptional regulator — protein MSRVPVDLSDDQHAALTFIAALKNSSCADVIRDAIDAYVARHATTFADNVFGLWKGRTVTRHEDLQSEW, from the coding sequence ATGAGCAGAGTTCCCGTCGATCTATCGGATGACCAGCACGCCGCGCTGACCTTCATCGCAGCGCTCAAGAACAGCTCCTGCGCCGACGTCATCCGCGACGCAATCGATGCCTATGTCGCTCGGCACGCGACAACTTTTGCTGACAATGTGTTCGGTCTCTGGAAAGGCCGCACGGTCACCCGCCACGAGGATTTGCAGTCGGAGTGGTAA
- the ahpC gene encoding alkyl hydroperoxide reductase subunit C, producing the protein MPIINTQIKPFKATAYHNGDFVPVSEENFKGKWSVVVFYPADFTFVCPTELGDLADRYAEFQKLGVEIYGVSTDTHFTHKAWHDTSDTIGKIKYPMIGDPTLTLSRNFDVLIEEEGMALRGTFVINPEGEIKLCEIHDNGIGRDAGELLRKVQAAQYIAAHPGEVCPAKWTPGAETLTPSLDLIGKI; encoded by the coding sequence ATGCCGATCATCAACACCCAAATCAAGCCGTTCAAGGCAACCGCTTACCACAACGGCGATTTCGTGCCCGTCTCGGAAGAGAACTTCAAGGGCAAGTGGTCCGTCGTCGTGTTCTACCCGGCCGACTTCACGTTCGTCTGCCCGACCGAGCTGGGCGACCTCGCCGACCGTTACGCGGAATTCCAGAAGCTGGGTGTCGAAATCTACGGCGTGTCGACCGACACGCACTTCACGCACAAGGCATGGCACGACACGTCGGACACGATCGGCAAGATCAAGTACCCGATGATCGGCGACCCGACGCTCACGCTGTCGCGCAACTTCGACGTGCTGATCGAGGAAGAAGGGATGGCCCTGCGCGGCACGTTCGTGATCAACCCGGAAGGCGAGATCAAGCTGTGCGAAATCCACGACAACGGCATCGGCCGCGACGCAGGCGAACTGCTGCGCAAGGTGCAGGCTGCGCAATACATCGCGGCGCACCCGGGTGAAGTGTGCCCGGCCAAGTGGACGCCGGGTGCGGAAACGCTGACCCCGTCGCTCGACCTGATCGGCAAGATCTGA
- the ahpF gene encoding alkyl hydroperoxide reductase subunit F: MLDANLKNQLKAYLEKITRPIELVASLDDSAKSQELLALLNEIASLTDRVTVTERRDDAERKPSFSIGEPGKPAGIRFAGIPMGHEFTSLVLALLQTGGHPIKLDDDVIEQIRALDGDYAFETFFSLSCQNCPEVVQALNVMSLINPRIRHVAIDGALFQDEVEARQIMAVPTMFLNGASFGQGRSSVKEILAKLDTGAGERAAKSLENKPVFDTLIVGGGPAGAAAAIYSARKGIATGVVAERFGGQVLDTMAIENFVSVQETEGPKFATALEQHVKQYDVDIMDVQRADALIPGDVHQIRLANGTVLKAKTIILATGARWREINVPGEREYRNRGVAYCPHCDGPLFKGKRVAVVGGGNSGVEAAIDLAGIVKAVTLIEYGAQLRADEVLQRKLRSLPNVTIVTQAQTIELTGDGSKLNGLVYKDLRSGDTQRIDLEGVFVQIGLVPNTEWLKGTVELSKHGEIVVDARGATSVPGVFAAGDVTTVPFKQIVIAVGEGAKASLGAFDHLIRQDVTPVAATQPQAEEAVAA, encoded by the coding sequence ATGCTCGACGCCAATCTCAAGAACCAACTCAAAGCGTACCTCGAAAAAATCACGCGCCCGATCGAACTCGTCGCCTCGCTCGACGACAGCGCGAAATCGCAGGAACTGTTGGCGCTGCTGAACGAGATTGCGTCGTTGACGGATCGCGTGACCGTGACCGAACGCCGCGACGACGCCGAGCGCAAGCCGTCGTTCTCGATCGGCGAGCCCGGCAAGCCGGCCGGCATCCGCTTCGCCGGTATCCCGATGGGCCATGAATTCACGTCGCTCGTGCTCGCCTTGCTGCAGACGGGCGGCCACCCGATCAAGCTCGACGACGACGTCATCGAACAAATCCGCGCGCTCGACGGCGACTATGCGTTCGAAACGTTTTTCTCGCTGTCGTGCCAGAACTGCCCGGAAGTCGTGCAGGCGCTGAACGTGATGTCGCTGATCAACCCGCGTATCCGCCACGTCGCGATCGACGGCGCGCTGTTCCAGGATGAAGTCGAGGCGCGCCAGATCATGGCCGTGCCGACGATGTTCCTGAACGGCGCCTCGTTCGGCCAGGGCCGCAGCAGCGTGAAGGAAATCCTCGCGAAGCTCGACACGGGTGCCGGCGAGCGCGCCGCGAAGTCGCTCGAAAACAAGCCGGTGTTCGACACGCTGATCGTCGGCGGCGGCCCGGCAGGCGCGGCAGCCGCCATCTACTCGGCCCGCAAGGGCATCGCGACGGGCGTCGTCGCCGAGCGTTTCGGCGGCCAGGTGCTCGACACGATGGCGATCGAGAACTTCGTGTCGGTGCAGGAAACCGAAGGGCCGAAGTTCGCGACGGCACTCGAGCAGCACGTGAAGCAGTACGACGTCGACATCATGGACGTGCAGCGCGCCGATGCGCTGATTCCGGGCGACGTGCACCAGATCCGCCTCGCGAACGGCACGGTGCTGAAGGCGAAGACGATCATTCTCGCGACCGGCGCGCGCTGGCGCGAAATCAACGTGCCGGGCGAGCGCGAATACCGCAACCGCGGTGTCGCGTACTGCCCGCACTGCGACGGCCCGCTGTTCAAGGGCAAGCGCGTCGCGGTGGTCGGCGGCGGCAACTCGGGCGTCGAGGCCGCGATCGACCTGGCCGGCATCGTGAAGGCCGTCACGCTGATCGAATACGGTGCGCAACTGCGCGCGGACGAAGTCCTGCAGCGCAAGCTGCGCAGCCTGCCGAACGTGACGATCGTCACGCAGGCGCAAACGATCGAGTTGACCGGCGACGGCAGCAAGCTGAACGGGCTCGTCTACAAGGACCTGCGCTCGGGCGACACGCAGCGCATCGATCTCGAAGGCGTGTTCGTGCAGATCGGTCTCGTGCCGAACACCGAATGGCTGAAAGGCACGGTCGAACTGTCGAAGCACGGCGAGATCGTCGTCGATGCCCGCGGCGCGACGTCGGTGCCGGGTGTGTTCGCGGCCGGCGACGTGACGACGGTGCCGTTCAAGCAGATCGTGATCGCGGTGGGTGAAGGCGCGAAGGCATCGCTCGGCGCGTTCGACCACCTGATCCGTCAGGACGTGACGCCGGTGGCCGCTACGCAGCCGCAAGCAGAGGAAGCGGTCGCCGCCTAA
- a CDS encoding LysR family transcriptional regulator, with translation MDTVERSLPERTLHYLVAIATYGGMRQAALGLNVNVSTISRQVAIAERELRLSLVTRRGRKMELTEAGQMAVDYFRDCERNARRFRAQLDEYRGLKRGQVTIAAGEGAVASLVAMVLKPFLDKYPGITVELRTGSLPQLLAMTREDQVDICVSIGATTDPTLNARLFQSEPICAIFSVDHPMASRKSVKMEALVDERLVFMPAEFGLQAHVDAILADIARVVVPAFRCDRFSTAVAIAAQNLAVAFMTRGAAQERIAAGQVVAVPLDHPIARSFDRYVVTRAGRRLGPAANYLRREIVRLMSTV, from the coding sequence TTGGATACGGTCGAACGGAGTCTTCCGGAGCGCACGCTGCACTACCTGGTCGCGATCGCGACGTACGGCGGAATGCGTCAGGCGGCGCTCGGCCTGAATGTGAACGTGTCGACGATCAGCCGGCAGGTGGCCATTGCGGAGCGGGAACTTCGGCTGTCGCTCGTGACGCGCCGCGGCCGGAAAATGGAGCTGACGGAAGCGGGGCAGATGGCGGTCGATTATTTTCGCGATTGCGAACGCAATGCCCGCCGGTTTCGTGCGCAACTCGACGAGTATCGCGGCCTCAAGCGCGGGCAGGTGACGATCGCGGCGGGCGAAGGGGCGGTCGCGAGCCTGGTCGCGATGGTCCTGAAGCCTTTCCTGGACAAGTATCCGGGCATCACCGTGGAATTGCGTACCGGCTCGCTGCCGCAACTCCTGGCGATGACCCGCGAGGATCAGGTCGATATCTGCGTATCGATCGGCGCGACGACGGATCCGACACTGAATGCGCGGCTGTTCCAGAGCGAGCCCATCTGCGCGATCTTTTCGGTCGACCACCCGATGGCGTCGCGCAAATCCGTGAAGATGGAAGCGCTCGTCGACGAGCGTCTCGTCTTCATGCCCGCCGAGTTCGGGCTGCAGGCCCATGTCGATGCGATCCTTGCCGATATCGCGCGCGTGGTCGTGCCTGCATTTCGCTGCGACCGGTTTTCGACGGCAGTGGCGATCGCGGCGCAGAATCTCGCCGTCGCATTCATGACGCGCGGGGCGGCGCAGGAAAGGATCGCGGCGGGACAGGTCGTCGCGGTGCCGCTCGATCATCCGATCGCGCGGTCGTTCGATCGTTATGTGGTCACGCGCGCCGGGCGGCGGCTCGGTCCGGCCGCGAACTATCTGCGGCGGGAAATCGTCAGGTTGATGTCGACCGTGTAG
- a CDS encoding YfcC family protein, producing the protein MQPVRAGPKTGWLTTRGHPRRSNMNDVSRPIDRAEQPRQPARARGGNEPVNPYVLLFVMLMAAALATWIVPSGEFARTLSNGIRFVVPGSLKPVAQHGVTPGEMFVALANGMTVSAPIIFLILFTGGALAVLEATGAVRNALARVERGDRARAHITVVVICIAFSLLGTLGIVTNSVVAFVPLGLLLAESMRLPKEIGAGVVYLGTYAGFNTGILNPVTTGLSQRLAGLPMFSGMAFRVCIYGAFVIATVVFLVWRIRACRTTDAAVSDPAPSAARPPAPTPARRFDARQRAVVGIVLACLAVFVYGSSTRHWAETEMIAMFLVMAISAGIVSGMRPGAIADTFLHGCGGLVKGALVVGMARAISIVLADGRIMDPIVNSLAGMLAPLDSTMAAICMFVSAALIHVGISSGSGESAVLVPIFAPLGDTLHLTRQVTVQAVLLGEGFINCFNPTSGVLMAVLATSGIPYFKWVRFVMPLLIAWFVICVVAIATGVALHWGPF; encoded by the coding sequence ATGCAACCCGTCCGCGCCGGACCGAAAACAGGGTGGCTTACCACTCGAGGACATCCACGGAGGAGCAACATGAACGACGTCAGCCGGCCGATCGACCGCGCGGAACAGCCGCGCCAGCCCGCCCGCGCACGCGGCGGCAACGAGCCGGTCAACCCCTATGTGCTGCTGTTCGTCATGTTGATGGCGGCTGCGCTTGCGACCTGGATCGTGCCGTCCGGCGAGTTTGCGCGAACGCTCAGCAACGGCATCCGCTTTGTCGTGCCGGGCAGCCTGAAGCCGGTTGCGCAGCACGGCGTGACGCCGGGCGAGATGTTCGTCGCACTGGCCAACGGGATGACCGTGTCCGCGCCGATCATCTTTCTGATCCTGTTTACCGGCGGCGCACTGGCCGTGCTCGAAGCGACCGGCGCGGTGCGCAACGCGCTCGCGCGGGTCGAACGTGGAGATCGCGCCCGGGCACACATCACAGTCGTCGTCATTTGCATCGCCTTCTCGCTGCTCGGCACCCTGGGCATCGTGACAAATTCGGTCGTGGCATTCGTCCCGCTCGGGTTGCTGCTCGCGGAATCGATGCGGCTGCCGAAGGAAATCGGCGCCGGCGTGGTGTATCTGGGCACGTACGCCGGTTTCAACACGGGCATCCTCAATCCGGTGACGACCGGACTGTCGCAGCGCCTGGCCGGCCTGCCGATGTTTTCCGGCATGGCGTTCCGCGTGTGCATCTATGGCGCGTTCGTCATCGCCACCGTCGTCTTTCTCGTCTGGCGCATACGCGCCTGTCGAACGACCGACGCCGCGGTTTCCGACCCGGCACCCTCGGCGGCCCGCCCGCCAGCGCCGACGCCCGCGCGGAGGTTCGACGCCCGGCAACGCGCCGTGGTCGGGATCGTGCTCGCTTGCCTGGCGGTCTTCGTCTACGGTTCGTCGACGCGCCACTGGGCCGAGACCGAGATGATCGCGATGTTTCTCGTCATGGCGATCTCCGCCGGGATCGTGAGCGGCATGCGCCCGGGCGCGATCGCGGACACCTTCCTCCACGGTTGCGGCGGGCTCGTCAAGGGTGCGCTCGTGGTCGGCATGGCGCGGGCCATCTCGATCGTGCTCGCCGACGGCAGAATCATGGACCCGATCGTCAACTCGCTCGCCGGCATGCTTGCACCGCTCGATTCCACGATGGCGGCGATCTGCATGTTCGTGAGCGCCGCGCTGATCCATGTCGGCATCTCGTCCGGTTCCGGCGAATCCGCCGTCCTCGTGCCGATCTTCGCGCCGCTTGGCGACACGCTGCACCTGACCCGGCAGGTCACGGTGCAGGCCGTGCTGCTCGGCGAAGGCTTCATCAACTGCTTCAACCCGACTTCCGGTGTCCTGATGGCTGTCCTCGCAACGTCCGGCATCCCCTACTTCAAGTGGGTCCGTTTCGTCATGCCGCTGCTGATTGCGTGGTTCGTCATCTGCGTCGTCGCGATTGCGACCGGCGTCGCCCTGCACTGGGGCCCCTTCTAG
- a CDS encoding M20 aminoacylase family protein, producing the protein MLLPDLSSVSDLQPLADDMRKLRYTLHCCPELAFEEVQTAEIVAARLKEYGYTVATGIAGTGVVGTLQRGSNERRIGIRADMDALPIDERNTFGHKSLHPGRMHACGHDGHTAMLLGAARHLAQRGQFDGTVHLIFQPAEERGFDSGAKRMVEQGLFTRFPCDAVFAMHNHPGAPAGTFMFRKGHFMAAGDRVFVKIVGKGGHAARPHLANDPIVAAGSIVMALQTIVSRNVDPTQSAVVTIGKIAGGSAPNVIPGEVELSLSVRSFDVNVRRMLKERITALVHAQAESYGLRAVVDYVEGYPVVTNTDAETALAIEVAKELVGEAHVTEQMAPLMGSEDFAYMLQACPGAFLRIGNGPTDGGNTLHSATYDFNDENLVVGSAFWARLVERYLPVA; encoded by the coding sequence ATGCTCCTACCCGACCTGAGTTCCGTCTCCGACCTGCAGCCGCTTGCCGACGACATGCGCAAGCTCCGCTATACGCTGCACTGTTGCCCCGAACTGGCGTTCGAGGAAGTGCAGACCGCCGAGATCGTCGCCGCGCGCCTGAAGGAATATGGCTACACGGTCGCGACGGGCATCGCCGGCACCGGCGTGGTCGGCACGCTGCAACGCGGTTCGAACGAACGCCGCATCGGGATTCGCGCCGACATGGATGCGCTGCCGATCGACGAGCGCAATACGTTCGGTCACAAGAGCCTCCACCCGGGCCGCATGCATGCATGCGGCCACGATGGCCATACCGCGATGCTGCTCGGCGCGGCCCGGCACCTCGCACAACGCGGGCAATTCGACGGCACCGTGCATCTGATCTTCCAGCCGGCCGAGGAACGCGGCTTCGACAGCGGGGCCAAGCGCATGGTCGAGCAAGGATTGTTCACGCGCTTTCCTTGCGACGCGGTGTTCGCGATGCACAACCATCCGGGTGCGCCGGCCGGCACGTTCATGTTCCGCAAGGGGCATTTCATGGCGGCAGGCGACCGCGTGTTCGTGAAGATCGTCGGCAAGGGCGGGCATGCTGCGCGCCCGCACCTGGCCAACGACCCGATCGTCGCCGCAGGCAGTATCGTGATGGCCTTGCAGACCATCGTGTCGCGCAACGTCGATCCGACGCAGTCGGCCGTCGTGACGATCGGCAAGATCGCCGGCGGATCGGCGCCGAACGTGATTCCGGGCGAAGTCGAATTGAGCCTCAGCGTCCGTTCGTTCGACGTGAATGTCCGCCGGATGCTGAAGGAACGCATCACTGCGCTCGTGCACGCACAGGCCGAAAGCTACGGCCTGCGCGCCGTCGTCGACTATGTGGAAGGCTATCCGGTGGTGACGAACACCGACGCAGAAACCGCGCTCGCGATCGAAGTCGCGAAAGAGCTGGTGGGCGAGGCGCATGTAACGGAACAGATGGCGCCGTTGATGGGCAGCGAGGACTTTGCCTACATGCTGCAGGCCTGCCCCGGCGCATTCCTGCGGATCGGCAACGGCCCGACCGACGGCGGGAACACGCTGCATAGCGCGACCTACGACTTCAATGACGAGAACCTGGTCGTCGGCTCCGCATTCTGGGCGAGGCTGGTGGAACGTTATCTACCCGTCGCGTGA
- a CDS encoding lipase family protein — MPIKSFVMLAFGAAVGTWALAAEPLPVGRDTGVPAFYAWTDTVPATPGQLLRTEPLTTEQSLAEAGKNIRILYTSTDGVDGRTPIVVSGALFLPKGTPPRGGWPTMAWAHGTVGSANVCAPSLARRSERDTRYLNDWLARGYAIVATDYQGLGASGVHPYGLTRPLAYNVLDSIRAVQHGDFDLTSRAVVFGQSQGARAAFATAVYAKSYAPELAIAGVVATGTPYAAVHNHAADTERARAHQSVVPTFAYDMLRISTAALLDPAFVPADYLHENAMPAFELSRRACLHALESRIVADELTYDTSFKRSPKPAFEAIQREAAYPALTSDIPIFIGTGGKDRDVFVPDQIALATDACRAGDRIEWHFYPALDHSGTVNGSLPDSARFVARAFAGERLDGNCASLPSKP; from the coding sequence ATGCCAATCAAATCGTTCGTCATGCTCGCCTTCGGCGCCGCCGTCGGTACGTGGGCACTTGCCGCCGAACCGCTTCCGGTCGGGCGGGACACCGGCGTTCCGGCCTTCTATGCGTGGACCGACACCGTTCCGGCAACGCCCGGACAATTGCTGCGCACCGAACCGCTGACGACCGAGCAGAGCCTCGCCGAAGCCGGCAAGAACATCCGGATCCTCTACACATCGACCGACGGCGTCGACGGCCGCACGCCGATCGTCGTGTCGGGCGCGCTGTTTCTGCCGAAAGGAACACCGCCGCGAGGCGGCTGGCCGACGATGGCGTGGGCACACGGCACCGTCGGTAGCGCCAACGTGTGTGCACCGTCGCTGGCGCGCCGCAGCGAACGCGACACGCGCTATCTGAACGACTGGCTCGCCCGCGGCTACGCGATCGTCGCGACCGACTATCAGGGCCTCGGCGCGTCCGGCGTGCATCCCTACGGACTGACGCGCCCGCTCGCGTACAACGTTCTCGACAGCATCCGCGCGGTGCAGCACGGCGACTTCGACCTGACGTCCCGCGCCGTCGTGTTCGGGCAATCGCAAGGCGCACGCGCCGCCTTTGCAACGGCCGTCTATGCGAAGTCGTATGCGCCCGAACTGGCGATCGCCGGCGTGGTGGCAACCGGCACGCCCTATGCGGCCGTTCACAACCACGCGGCCGATACCGAGCGGGCACGCGCGCACCAGTCGGTCGTCCCGACCTTCGCGTACGACATGCTGCGCATCAGTACCGCGGCGCTGCTCGATCCCGCGTTCGTTCCTGCCGACTACCTGCACGAGAATGCCATGCCGGCGTTCGAACTCAGCCGGCGCGCATGCCTGCATGCACTCGAATCGAGGATCGTCGCGGACGAACTCACGTACGACACCAGCTTCAAGCGTTCGCCAAAGCCGGCGTTCGAGGCGATCCAGCGCGAAGCCGCCTATCCGGCGCTGACGTCGGACATTCCGATCTTCATCGGCACGGGCGGCAAGGATCGCGACGTGTTCGTGCCAGACCAGATCGCACTCGCCACCGACGCCTGCCGCGCCGGCGACCGGATCGAATGGCATTTCTATCCGGCGCTCGACCACTCCGGAACCGTCAACGGCTCGCTTCCCGATTCCGCTCGATTCGTCGCACGAGCGTTTGCTGGCGAACGACTCGATGGAAATTGCGCGTCGTTACCGTCGAAGCCTTGA
- a CDS encoding extensin — protein MTSTRKTLMIAGGLLVAAAGTAYVMLLRADHRAIEDSGIGDSAAPAAVAPANNDHAVQGAIAPSAPAAAPPPQQAAVPPPPSAPARVSAAPPSAPAVPVVSDKAQPETKPSAPPPKVNVVTVDAQDSTPPAPPPTAKPTQPAAPAQVTQRAPRKRDGLERHEAAAPAATKSETPETAALVRESAKLDPSLPPPPMSSMSASAGSYRQGGSSSGANPVAAAMTEQLVRESSNVRTTNDSSPSTPK, from the coding sequence ATGACGAGTACCCGCAAGACCTTGATGATCGCCGGTGGGCTCCTGGTAGCCGCGGCCGGCACTGCCTACGTGATGCTTCTGCGCGCGGACCACCGTGCGATCGAAGACTCGGGCATTGGCGATTCGGCCGCGCCGGCGGCCGTCGCACCCGCGAACAACGATCACGCGGTGCAGGGCGCCATCGCGCCGTCGGCACCCGCCGCCGCGCCGCCGCCGCAACAGGCCGCTGTTCCGCCACCTCCATCCGCACCCGCGCGCGTCAGCGCCGCGCCTCCTTCTGCCCCCGCTGTACCGGTCGTCAGCGATAAAGCCCAGCCGGAGACGAAGCCGAGTGCGCCGCCGCCGAAGGTGAATGTCGTGACGGTCGATGCGCAGGATTCGACCCCGCCAGCGCCGCCACCGACCGCCAAACCGACCCAGCCGGCCGCACCCGCGCAGGTTACGCAACGCGCGCCGCGCAAGCGCGATGGCCTCGAACGCCATGAGGCCGCTGCACCGGCCGCGACGAAATCCGAAACACCGGAAACGGCTGCACTCGTCAGGGAATCGGCGAAGCTTGACCCGTCGTTGCCGCCGCCGCCGATGTCGTCGATGTCGGCAAGCGCCGGTTCGTACCGGCAGGGCGGTTCGTCGTCGGGTGCGAACCCGGTTGCCGCTGCGATGACCGAGCAACTGGTCCGGGAATCGAGTAACGTCAGGACGACGAACGACAGCTCGCCTTCGACGCCGAAGTGA
- a CDS encoding carboxymuconolactone decarboxylase family protein: MTDRLPPFDPASATDEQKAVLADILSGPRGNLNGPFLGWIASPELAQHAQKLGAFCRYRTGLPLRLSELAILVTAARWRSQAEWHIHHPIALDAGVPAATADAIRLGVAPAFESDDDALIHAFASELYDTKRVSDATFARAQARFGHETVVNLVALLGYYALVAMTLNTFGMRADGQTELPFPE, from the coding sequence ATGACTGACAGATTGCCTCCGTTCGATCCCGCATCGGCCACCGATGAGCAGAAGGCCGTGCTGGCCGACATCCTCAGCGGCCCGCGCGGCAACCTGAACGGGCCGTTCCTCGGCTGGATCGCGAGCCCCGAGCTGGCCCAGCACGCGCAGAAGCTCGGTGCGTTCTGCCGCTATCGCACGGGCCTGCCGCTGCGGCTGTCGGAGCTTGCGATTCTCGTGACGGCCGCACGCTGGCGCTCGCAGGCCGAGTGGCACATCCATCATCCGATCGCGCTCGATGCGGGCGTACCGGCGGCGACGGCCGACGCAATCCGGCTCGGCGTCGCGCCCGCATTCGAATCGGACGACGATGCGCTGATTCATGCATTCGCAAGCGAGCTGTACGATACGAAGCGCGTCAGCGACGCGACGTTCGCACGGGCGCAAGCGCGTTTCGGTCACGAAACCGTTGTGAATCTCGTTGCGTTGCTCGGCTACTACGCGCTCGTTGCGATGACGCTGAATACGTTCGGCATGCGCGCGGACGGGCAGACGGAATTGCCGTTTCCGGAGTAA
- a CDS encoding aspartate aminotransferase family protein, translating into MTTVFHRAPRATLPVAVAGDGIEIIDSTGKRYIDACGGAAVSCLGHSNQRVIDAIKRQVQQLAYAHTSFFTTDVAEELADRLVAAAPAGLEHVYFVSGGSEAIEAALKLARQYFVEKGESQRRHFIARRQSYHGNTLGALAIGGNAWRREPFLPLLIEAHHVSPCYAYRDQQSGETDEAYAQRLADELERKIVELGAENVAAFVAETVVGATAGAVPPVRTYLKKIRAVCDKYGVLLILDEIMSGMGRTGYLYACEEDGVAPDLLTIAKGLGAGYQPIGATLVSDRIYRTIVDGSGFFQHGHTYLGHATACAAALEVQRVIAEEKLLDNVKARGEQLRASLREHYGAHPHVGDVRGRGLFVGVELVRDRDTKATFDPALKLHAAVKREAMQRGLMVYPMGGTIDGVHGDHILVAPPFISTAQQIDTIVERLSGAIGAALASAGV; encoded by the coding sequence ATGACGACCGTTTTCCATCGCGCTCCGCGCGCCACCTTGCCCGTTGCCGTCGCCGGCGACGGCATCGAGATCATCGATTCCACCGGCAAACGCTATATCGACGCCTGCGGCGGCGCGGCCGTGTCGTGTCTCGGCCACAGCAACCAGCGCGTGATCGACGCGATCAAGCGGCAGGTGCAGCAACTCGCGTACGCGCATACGTCGTTCTTCACCACCGACGTGGCCGAGGAACTCGCCGACCGGCTCGTCGCTGCCGCGCCGGCCGGCCTCGAACACGTGTACTTCGTATCGGGCGGCTCCGAAGCGATCGAGGCCGCGCTGAAGCTCGCACGCCAGTATTTCGTCGAGAAGGGCGAGTCGCAGCGCCGGCATTTCATCGCGCGGCGGCAGAGCTATCACGGCAACACGCTCGGCGCACTCGCGATCGGCGGCAACGCCTGGCGGCGCGAGCCGTTCCTGCCGCTGCTGATCGAAGCGCACCACGTGAGCCCGTGCTATGCGTACCGCGACCAGCAATCGGGCGAAACCGACGAAGCGTATGCACAGCGTCTGGCGGACGAGCTTGAACGAAAGATCGTCGAACTCGGCGCGGAAAACGTTGCGGCGTTCGTCGCGGAAACGGTGGTCGGCGCGACGGCTGGCGCGGTGCCGCCGGTGCGCACGTATCTGAAGAAGATTCGCGCGGTGTGCGACAAGTACGGCGTGCTGCTGATCCTCGACGAGATCATGTCGGGGATGGGGCGTACCGGTTATCTGTACGCATGTGAAGAAGACGGCGTCGCGCCCGACCTGCTGACGATCGCGAAAGGGCTCGGCGCAGGCTACCAGCCGATCGGCGCAACGCTGGTGAGCGACCGCATCTACCGGACGATCGTCGACGGCTCGGGCTTCTTCCAGCACGGCCACACGTACCTCGGCCACGCAACCGCCTGTGCGGCCGCGCTCGAAGTACAGCGCGTGATCGCCGAAGAGAAACTGCTCGACAACGTGAAGGCGCGTGGCGAGCAACTGCGTGCATCGTTACGCGAGCATTACGGCGCGCATCCGCATGTGGGCGACGTGCGCGGCCGTGGGCTGTTCGTCGGCGTTGAACTTGTGCGCGATCGCGACACCAAGGCGACGTTCGATCCCGCGCTGAAGCTGCATGCGGCGGTCAAGCGCGAAGCGATGCAGCGCGGGTTGATGGTGTATCCGATGGGCGGCACGATCGACGGCGTCCACGGCGATCACATCCTGGTTGCGCCGCCGTTCATCAGCACCGCGCAGCAGATCGATACGATCGTCGAGCGACTGTCCGGCGCGATCGGCGCGGCGCTCGCGTCGGCCGGTGTGTGA